In the Solanum pennellii chromosome 5, SPENNV200 genome, one interval contains:
- the LOC107018767 gene encoding induced stolen tip protein TUB8-like: MATVEVQSAPAPEVVTVPAEIEAKITPETIKTEEVAPVAEETAPAPVPTPAEETALVEEKAVPTVEDTVIEPTPAPASEPEEEKSAPAVEETVAEEKTEDSVLAEETVGAEPEVIDDEKVEVETEAKEDEEKVVDAPVVEQVEKIEE, encoded by the exons atgGCCACTGTTGAG GTTCAATCCGCACCCGCCCCAGAAGTAGTAACTGTTCCAGCTGAAATCGAGGCGAAGATCACACCAGAAACAATCAAAACCGAGGAAGTAGCCCCCGTTGCAGAAGAAACAGCACCAGCACCAGTACCAACGCCAGCAGAAGAAACCGCTTTAGTCGAAGAAAAAGCGGTCCCCACTGTGGAAGATACCGTAATCGAACCAACACCAGCACCAGCATCAGAACCAGAAGAAGAGAAATCAGCTCCAGCTGTTGAGGAAACAGTGGCTGAAGAGAAAACAGAAGACTCTGTTTTGGCAGAGGAAACAGTGGGTGCAGAACCTGAAGTTATTg ATGATGAAAAAGTTGAAGTGGAGACTGAGGCAAAAGAAGATGAGGAAAAAGTTGTTGATGCACCAGTTGTTGAACAAGTTGAGAAGATTGAAGAGTAA
- the LOC107020838 gene encoding E3 ubiquitin-protein ligase UPL5 isoform X2: MTGVNPKRKLEDYAADEDAVSSELYLVHSAVRMRKDQFVLTSFTDSAPRHHQNNSSDSASSSLQQLPSSSSSSSSSVFTQSTRFPGRLQFFVRLLSRGNTLVLQAESTDSVKSIHEKIQFITGMPITEQRLIYRGKQLQWEQTLAGCDIQNDAGLQLVGRMRSTGHPQAWQLINDLVSQIFDLCKSGNPRPSNRIKTRLIEFLTMTPRNATEKSAEHLQIFLSSCAPAALVMLYMSQAKVNKDTADESIRQFINSSKTVLPNPIYTQCAPIILEFCKLLRASAGVDDSLYGVCRSSLGGIVESVGVLSWESKKTDGKDVMELQDIFPFVRELAAKLSQALESSVGSDMVMGPSSSDVRDFTAFIGPIMNLIGDHVAICSPIAFPLQEEGTSEEESKRFEMLYYRQQIKCLHDIYFDLLEKLELCLKKMEESLALKEKGEGEPLVSGWSQYFAILKEINAISKLYKGSEDEFWNRMRHRKVSLCFLIMRFAKRSEDHRWILEHKEVTNFEVRRYLAMMMLPEVKDEYEELHEMLIDRAQLLSESFEYIAHADPESLRGGLFMEFKSEEATGPGVLREWFFLVCRAIFNPQNALFVACPNDRRRFFPNPASKVDPLHLEYFSFSGRVIALALMHKIQVGIVFDRVFFLQLSGKSISLDDIRDADPFLYSSCRQILEMDPEMVDQDTLGLTFVREVEELGSRKVVELCPNGKSTMVNSKNRKQYVELLIQHRFVTSIAEQVAHFAQGFADIITTVRLQKSFFQSLNLEDLDWMLHGSETAVSVEDWKAHTDYNGYKESDPQISWFWKVE; the protein is encoded by the exons ATGACCGGAGTTAATCCTAAACGGAAGCTTGAAGATTATGCTGCCGACGAAGACGCTGTTTCATCGGAGCTATACTTAGTACACTCCGCCGTCAGGATGAGAAAAGACCAATTTGTCCTTACCTCTTTCACCGATTCTGCTCCACGTCATCATCAGAACAACAGCTCTGACTCAGCTTCATCATCGCTGCAACAGCTTCCGTCATcgtcatcttcatcttcatcgtCGGTGTTCACTCAGTCAACTAGGTTTCCGGGTCGTCTTCAGTTTTTTGTCAGGTTATTATCCCGCGGGAATACTTTGGTGCTTCAAGCTGAGTCTACTGACTCAGTAAAATCAATTCATGAGAAAATCCAGTTCATTACCGGAATGCCCATAACTGAGCAGAGATTAATATACAGAGGGAAGCAGCTACAGTGGGAGCAAACGTTAGCAGGCTGCGATATTCAAAATGATGCTGGATTGCAATTGGTTGGACGAATGCGGAGCACAGGGCATCCACAAGCATGGCAGCTGATAAATGACTTGGTTTCTCAGATATTTGATCTGTGTAAGAGTGGTAATCCTCGTCCTTCGAATCGTATAAAGACTAGACTGATTGAGTTTCTTACTATGACACCTCGAAATGCTACTGAAAAATCTGCCGAGCACCTTCAGATTTTCCTCTCTTCGTGCGCCCCGGCAGCTTTGGTAATGCTCTATATGTCTCAAGCTAAAGTGAACAAGGATACTGCTGATGAATCGATTCGTCAATTTATTAATTCGAGTAAGACTGTTTTGCCTAATCCTATATATACGCAATGTGCTCCTATAATTTTAGAATTCTGTAAGTTGCTTAGGGCGTCTGCTGGTGTTGATGATTCTTTATATGGTGTTTGTCGGAGTAGTTTAGGGGGTATTGTAGAGTCTGTTGGGGTTCTAAGTTGGGAGAGTAAGAAGACTGATGGTAAAGATGTAATGGAATTGCAAGACATTTTCCCATTTGTTCGCGAACTAGCAGCTAAGTTATCACAGGCTTTAGAATCAAGTGTGGGATCAGACATGGTAATGGGGCCTTCTTCGAGTGATGTGcgtgattttactgcatttataGGTCCTATTATGAATTTGATCGGGGATCATGTAGCGATTTGCAGTCCAATCGCTTTCCCGTTGCAGGAGGAAGGCACCAGTGAGGAGGAAAGCAAAAGATTTGAGATGTTGTATTACAGACAGCAGATTAAATGTTTGCAtgatatttactttgatttgcttGAGAAATTAGAGCTATGTCTAAAGAAAATGGAAGAATCTTTAGCATTGAAAGAGAAAGGAGAAGGTGAGCCTCTTGTATCCGGGTGGTCCCAGTATTTTGCAATTCTGAAGGAGATAAATGCTATATCAAAACTTTATAAGGGCTCGGAGGATGAATTTTGGAATAGAATGAGGCATAGAAAAGTTTCATTGTGTTTTCTGATTATGAGATTTGCAAAACGATCTGAAGATCATCGGTGGATTTTGGAGCACAAGGAAGTGACTAATTTTGAGGTGAGGAGGTATCTAGCCATGATGATGCTTCCAGAAGTGAAGGACGAGTACGAGGAGCTTCACGAGATGCTCATTGACCGCGCTCAGTTGCTCTCAGAATCTTTTGAGTACATTGCACATGCAGATCCTGAGTCATTACGTGGTGGTTTGTTTATGGAGTTCAAGAGTGAAGAAGCTACGGGGCCTGGCGTCTTGAGGGAGTGGTTTTTCTTGGTATGTCGAGCAATCTTCAACCCTCAGAATGCACTGTTTGTTGCTTGTCCAAATGACCGCAGAAGGTTCTTTCCAAATCCAG CGTCGAAGGTGGACCCATTGCACCTTGAGTATTTTAGCTTCTCTGGCAGGGTAATTGCTTTGGCcttaatgcataaaatacaAGTTGGCATTGTCTTTGACCGCGTTTTCTTCTTACAATTGTCGGGCAAGAGTATTTCCTTGGATGACATAAGGGATGCAGATCCATTCTTGTACAGCAGCTGCAGGCAGATATTGGAGATGGATCCGGAGATGGTAGATCAAGATACTCTTGGTTTGACATTTGTTCGTGAAGTAGAAGAGTTAGGATCCAGGAAGGTTGTCGAGCTGTGCCCTAATGGGAAAAGTACCATGGTGAATAGTAAAAATAGGAAGCAGTATGTTGAGCTTCTTATTCAGCACCGCTTTGTCACATCCATTGCTGAGCAGGTAGCTCATTTTGCTCAAGGTTTTGCTGACATTATAACCACCGTAAGGCTCCAGAAATCCTTTTTCCAGAGCTTAAATCTTGAAGATCTTGATTGGATGCTCCACGGGAGTGAAACTGCTGTTTCTGTGGAAGACTGGAAAGCACATACTGATTATAATGGCTATAAAGAAAGTGATCCTCAAATATCTTGGTTTTGGAAG GTGGAATAA
- the LOC107020772 gene encoding 60S ribosomal protein L6-like has translation MAAKKTIRNPELIRGVGKFSRSKMYHKKGLWAIKKKNGGKLPLHEKKPAVAVAAVKPPKFYPADDVKKPLVNKHKPKPTKLRASITPGTVLIILAGRFKGKRVVFLKQLTSGLLLVTGPFKLNGVPLRRVNQAYVIGTSTKVDVSGVNVEKIDDKYFAKQVEKKQKKGEGEFFEDKKEEKNVLPQEKKDEQKTVDAALLKAIEGIPELKAYLSARFSLKSGMKPHELVF, from the exons ATGGCGGCGAAGAAGACAATCCGAAATCCAGAGCTAATCCGTGGCGTCGGAAAGTTCTCACGTTCCAAAATGTACCATAAGAAGGGTTTATGGGCAATTAAGAAGAAAAACGGCGGTAAATTACCTCTCCACGAGAAAAAACCCGCCGTCGCCGTCGCTGCTGTAAAGCCACCAAAATTCTACCCTGCTGATGACGTGAAAAAGCCTCTTGTTAACAAACACAAGCCAAAGCCTACAAAGCTTAGGGCAAGTATCACACCTGGAACAGTGTTGATTATCCTTGCTGGTAGGTTTAAGGGAAAGAGAGTTGTGTTTTTGAAGCAGCTTACTTCTGGATTGCTTCTTGTTACTGGTCCTTTTAAGCTTAATGGAGTTCCATTGAGACGTGTGaatcaagcttatgttattgGTACCTCAACGAAGGTTGATGTTTCTGGAGTGAATGTGGAGAAGATTGATGATAAGTATTTTGCTAAGCAGGTTGAGAAGAAGCAGAAGAAGGGAGAAGGAGAGTTTTTTGAAGACAAAAAGGAG GAGAAGAATGTGCTTccacaagaaaagaaagacGAGCAGAAAACTGTGGATGCTGCGTTACTCAAGGCTATTGAAGGAATTCCTGAATTGAAGGCGTATTTGTCTGCAAGGTTCTCGTTGAAGTCAGGCATGAAACCACACGAGCTTGTGTTCTAA
- the LOC107020838 gene encoding E3 ubiquitin-protein ligase UPL5 isoform X1 codes for MTGVNPKRKLEDYAADEDAVSSELYLVHSAVRMRKDQFVLTSFTDSAPRHHQNNSSDSASSSLQQLPSSSSSSSSSVFTQSTRFPGRLQFFVRLLSRGNTLVLQAESTDSVKSIHEKIQFITGMPITEQRLIYRGKQLQWEQTLAGCDIQNDAGLQLVGRMRSTGHPQAWQLINDLVSQIFDLCKSGNPRPSNRIKTRLIEFLTMTPRNATEKSAEHLQIFLSSCAPAALVMLYMSQAKVNKDTADESIRQFINSSKTVLPNPIYTQCAPIILEFCKLLRASAGVDDSLYGVCRSSLGGIVESVGVLSWESKKTDGKDVMELQDIFPFVRELAAKLSQALESSVGSDMVMGPSSSDVRDFTAFIGPIMNLIGDHVAICSPIAFPLQEEGTSEEESKRFEMLYYRQQIKCLHDIYFDLLEKLELCLKKMEESLALKEKGEGEPLVSGWSQYFAILKEINAISKLYKGSEDEFWNRMRHRKVSLCFLIMRFAKRSEDHRWILEHKEVTNFEVRRYLAMMMLPEVKDEYEELHEMLIDRAQLLSESFEYIAHADPESLRGGLFMEFKSEEATGPGVLREWFFLVCRAIFNPQNALFVACPNDRRRFFPNPASKVDPLHLEYFSFSGRVIALALMHKIQVGIVFDRVFFLQLSGKSISLDDIRDADPFLYSSCRQILEMDPEMVDQDTLGLTFVREVEELGSRKVVELCPNGKSTMVNSKNRKQYVELLIQHRFVTSIAEQVAHFAQGFADIITTVRLQKSFFQSLNLEDLDWMLHGSETAVSVEDWKAHTDYNGYKESDPQISWFWKIVGCMTAEQRKVLLFFWTSIKYLPVEGFGGLASRLYIYKTRESNDRLPSSHTCFFRLCFPPYPSMDAMQDRLHIITQEHVGCSFGTW; via the exons ATGACCGGAGTTAATCCTAAACGGAAGCTTGAAGATTATGCTGCCGACGAAGACGCTGTTTCATCGGAGCTATACTTAGTACACTCCGCCGTCAGGATGAGAAAAGACCAATTTGTCCTTACCTCTTTCACCGATTCTGCTCCACGTCATCATCAGAACAACAGCTCTGACTCAGCTTCATCATCGCTGCAACAGCTTCCGTCATcgtcatcttcatcttcatcgtCGGTGTTCACTCAGTCAACTAGGTTTCCGGGTCGTCTTCAGTTTTTTGTCAGGTTATTATCCCGCGGGAATACTTTGGTGCTTCAAGCTGAGTCTACTGACTCAGTAAAATCAATTCATGAGAAAATCCAGTTCATTACCGGAATGCCCATAACTGAGCAGAGATTAATATACAGAGGGAAGCAGCTACAGTGGGAGCAAACGTTAGCAGGCTGCGATATTCAAAATGATGCTGGATTGCAATTGGTTGGACGAATGCGGAGCACAGGGCATCCACAAGCATGGCAGCTGATAAATGACTTGGTTTCTCAGATATTTGATCTGTGTAAGAGTGGTAATCCTCGTCCTTCGAATCGTATAAAGACTAGACTGATTGAGTTTCTTACTATGACACCTCGAAATGCTACTGAAAAATCTGCCGAGCACCTTCAGATTTTCCTCTCTTCGTGCGCCCCGGCAGCTTTGGTAATGCTCTATATGTCTCAAGCTAAAGTGAACAAGGATACTGCTGATGAATCGATTCGTCAATTTATTAATTCGAGTAAGACTGTTTTGCCTAATCCTATATATACGCAATGTGCTCCTATAATTTTAGAATTCTGTAAGTTGCTTAGGGCGTCTGCTGGTGTTGATGATTCTTTATATGGTGTTTGTCGGAGTAGTTTAGGGGGTATTGTAGAGTCTGTTGGGGTTCTAAGTTGGGAGAGTAAGAAGACTGATGGTAAAGATGTAATGGAATTGCAAGACATTTTCCCATTTGTTCGCGAACTAGCAGCTAAGTTATCACAGGCTTTAGAATCAAGTGTGGGATCAGACATGGTAATGGGGCCTTCTTCGAGTGATGTGcgtgattttactgcatttataGGTCCTATTATGAATTTGATCGGGGATCATGTAGCGATTTGCAGTCCAATCGCTTTCCCGTTGCAGGAGGAAGGCACCAGTGAGGAGGAAAGCAAAAGATTTGAGATGTTGTATTACAGACAGCAGATTAAATGTTTGCAtgatatttactttgatttgcttGAGAAATTAGAGCTATGTCTAAAGAAAATGGAAGAATCTTTAGCATTGAAAGAGAAAGGAGAAGGTGAGCCTCTTGTATCCGGGTGGTCCCAGTATTTTGCAATTCTGAAGGAGATAAATGCTATATCAAAACTTTATAAGGGCTCGGAGGATGAATTTTGGAATAGAATGAGGCATAGAAAAGTTTCATTGTGTTTTCTGATTATGAGATTTGCAAAACGATCTGAAGATCATCGGTGGATTTTGGAGCACAAGGAAGTGACTAATTTTGAGGTGAGGAGGTATCTAGCCATGATGATGCTTCCAGAAGTGAAGGACGAGTACGAGGAGCTTCACGAGATGCTCATTGACCGCGCTCAGTTGCTCTCAGAATCTTTTGAGTACATTGCACATGCAGATCCTGAGTCATTACGTGGTGGTTTGTTTATGGAGTTCAAGAGTGAAGAAGCTACGGGGCCTGGCGTCTTGAGGGAGTGGTTTTTCTTGGTATGTCGAGCAATCTTCAACCCTCAGAATGCACTGTTTGTTGCTTGTCCAAATGACCGCAGAAGGTTCTTTCCAAATCCAG CGTCGAAGGTGGACCCATTGCACCTTGAGTATTTTAGCTTCTCTGGCAGGGTAATTGCTTTGGCcttaatgcataaaatacaAGTTGGCATTGTCTTTGACCGCGTTTTCTTCTTACAATTGTCGGGCAAGAGTATTTCCTTGGATGACATAAGGGATGCAGATCCATTCTTGTACAGCAGCTGCAGGCAGATATTGGAGATGGATCCGGAGATGGTAGATCAAGATACTCTTGGTTTGACATTTGTTCGTGAAGTAGAAGAGTTAGGATCCAGGAAGGTTGTCGAGCTGTGCCCTAATGGGAAAAGTACCATGGTGAATAGTAAAAATAGGAAGCAGTATGTTGAGCTTCTTATTCAGCACCGCTTTGTCACATCCATTGCTGAGCAGGTAGCTCATTTTGCTCAAGGTTTTGCTGACATTATAACCACCGTAAGGCTCCAGAAATCCTTTTTCCAGAGCTTAAATCTTGAAGATCTTGATTGGATGCTCCACGGGAGTGAAACTGCTGTTTCTGTGGAAGACTGGAAAGCACATACTGATTATAATGGCTATAAAGAAAGTGATCCTCAAATATCTTGGTTTTGGAAG ATTGTTGGGTGCATGACAGCTGAGCAGAGAAAGGTTCTCCTCTTCTTTTGGACTTCAATAAAGTATCTTCCCGTCGAGGGTTTTGGAGGTTTGGCCTCCAGGCTTTACATCTACAAAACCAGAGAGTCAAATGATCGTTTGCCTTCTTCACACACGTGCTTCTTCCGCCTATGCTTTCCTCCTTATCCATCCATGGATGCCATGCAAGATCGCCTTCACATTATCACCCAAGAGCATGTAGGTTGCAGCTTTGGTACGTGGTGA